The following proteins are co-located in the Tripterygium wilfordii isolate XIE 37 chromosome 2, ASM1340144v1, whole genome shotgun sequence genome:
- the LOC120007082 gene encoding EEF1A lysine methyltransferase 4: MEQTQDPTEAEKRDPAPSTALAYLDPRYWDERFSNEEHYEWFKDYSHFRHLIQAHIKPKSSVLELGCGNSQLCEELYKDGITEITCIDLSAVAVENMRKRLVLKGFKEIKVLEADMLELPFMNECFDVVIEKGTMDVLFVDSGDPWNPHPATVNKVMAMLESVHRVLKPDGIFISITFGQPHFRRSFFGAPEFTWSVEWSTFGDGFHYFFYILRKGRRSSDGEGLSENSETTSLSMYHEELESEDYLFRTNIDDDDDDAS; encoded by the exons ATGGAGCAAACCCAGGATCCGACTGAAGCCGAGAAGAGGGATCCTGCTCCCTCTACTGCTCTTGCGTATTTGGATCCTCGCTATTG GGACGAGCGATTCTCTAATGAAGAACACTACGAATGGTTCAAGGACTACTCTCATTTTCGCCATCTCATTCAAGCTCACATCAAACCCAAATCCTCT GTCTTGGAGCTGGGGTGTGGGAACTCACAGTTATGTGAAGAACTGTACAAAGATGGAATTACTGAGATAACATGCATTGATCTGTCAGCTGTTGCGGTGGAGAATATGCGGAAACGGTTGGTGTTGAAGGGATTTAAAG AAATAAAAGTGCTGGAAGCTGACATGCTGGAGCTGCCCTTTATGAATGAGTGTTTTGATGTGGTTATTGAAAAGGGAACGATG GATGTATTGTTTGTTGACAGTGGTGACCCATGGAATCCTCATCCCGCTACAGTGAACAAGGTCATGGCCATGCTTGAAAGTGTTCATAGAGTTTTGAAACCCGATGGcattttcatttcaatcacTTTTGGCCAG CCACATTTCAGGCGTTCTTTCTTTGGCGCCCCCGAGTTTACCTGGTCTGTAGAGTGGAGCACATTTGGTGATGGGTTCCATTATTTTTTCTATATCTTGAGGAAG GGAAGGAGATCATCGGATGGTGAAGGATTGAGTGAGAATTCTGAAACAACATCTCTTTCTATGTATCATGAAGAGCTTGAGAGCGAAGATTACCTTTTCCGAACCaacattgatgatgatgatgatgatgcttctTGA
- the LOC119980395 gene encoding probable E3 ubiquitin-protein ligase ARI1 isoform X2 produces MEDCVASDEEYYSSDRDSLDGFDNEEPDFQWVPPRVPTTKVITRESLLAAQKEDLRRVMDLLSLREHHARTLLIHYRWDVERLFAVFVDKGKTRLFTEAGVTIVEHLDIQSPLYSSTATCDICMDDVSGDKVTRMDCGHCFCNECWTGHFIVKINEGQSKRIRCMAHKCNSICDEAIVRNLVGKEHPDLAEKFERFLLESYIEDNKMVKWCPSAPHCGNAIRVEDDESFEKCRDESETVNWMTVHTKPCPKCHKPVEKNGGCNLVSCICGQSFCWLCGGATGQDHTWSRIAGHSCGRYKEDQQKQTERAKRDLYRYMHYHNRYKAHTDSFKLENKLRETILEKVSISEERESKLKDFSWVNNGLYRLFRSRRVLSYSYPFAYYMFGEELFADEMTKEEREIKQNLFEDQQQQLEANVEKLSKFLEEPFDQYPDDKVMEIRMQVINLSAVVDLLCKKMYECIENDLLGPLQLGIHNIAPYKSKGIERASELSSCWSTKPNNTDKYPPSDFVTSGSSALGSSDNNECSSRKRSRKEGVASSFFDLNLPAEVINQN; encoded by the exons ATGGAGGATTGCGTTGCTAGTGACGAGGAGTATTATTCCTCCGATCGAGACTCGCTAGATGGTTTTGATAATGAGGAACCGGATTTCCAGTGGGTTCCGCCTAGGGTACCCACCACAAAG GTAATTACGAGAGAGTCTCTCTTGGCTGCACAG AAAGAGGATTTGCGAAGAGTTATGGATTTACTATCATTAAGAGAGCACCATGCACGGACATTACTGATTCATTATCGTTGGGATGTTGAGAGGTTGTTTGCCGTGTTTGTGGATAAGGGGAAAACACGTTTGTTTACTGAAGCAGGTGTTACTATAGTTGAGCATCTGGATATTCAATCGCCTCTATATTCTTCTACAGCAACATGTGATATATGCATGGATGATGTATCTGGTGATAAGGTGACGAGAATGGATTGTGGCCATTGCTTCTGCAACGAAT GCTGGACAGGGCATTTTATTGTGAAGATAAATGAGGGACAGAGCAAGCGTATTAGGTGCATGGCACACAAATGCAATTCTATCTGTGATGAGGCTATTGTCAGAAATCTAGTGGGTAAAGAGCATCCTGATCTAGCTGAGAAATTTGAACGTTTCCTCCTTGAGTCTTACATTGAAGACAATAAAATGGTCAAATGGTGTCCGAGTGCTCCTCATTGTGGGAACGCAATACGTGTTGAGGACGATGAATCTTTTGAG AAGTGCCGAGATGAATCCGAAACAGTCAATTGGATGACGGTTCATACAAAGCCTTGCCCTAAGtgtcacaaacctgtggaaaaGAATGGTGGCTGCAACCTTGTGAGCTGTATATGCGGACAATCATTTTG TTGGCTGTGTGGTGGAGCTACTGGTCAAGACCATACTTGGTCAAGAATAGCTGGTCATAGTTGTGGCCGTTACAAGGAAGACCAACAGAAGCAAACTGAGAGGGCAAAGCGAGACCTCTATCGATATATGCACTATCATAACCGTTATAAAGCTCACACAGATTCTTTTAAACTTGAAAATAAACTTCGGGAGACAATTCTAGAGAAAGTTTCAATATCGGAAGAAAGGGAATCAAAACTCAAAGATTTTAGCTGGGTGAATAATGGGCTCTACAGACTCTTCAGATCAAGGCGGGTTCTTTCATATTCGTACCCATTTGCATATTACATGTTTGGGGAAGAGCTTTTTGCGGATGAGATGACGAAGGAGGAGAGGGAGATAAAACAAAATCTATTTGAGGACCAGCAGCAACAGCTTGAGGCAAATGTTGAGAAACTCTCCAAGTTTCTAGAGGAGCCCTTTGATCAATATCCTGATGATAAAGTTATGGAGATAAGGATGCAAGTCATTAATCTCTCTGCAGTCGTTGATTTGCTCTGTAAGAAAAT GTATGAGTGTATTGAGAATGACCTACTGGGTCCTCTCCAGCTTGGAATTCACAATATAGCGCCCTACAAGTCAAAGGGCATTGAGAGGGCATCAGAGCTTTCTTCTTGTTGGAGTACCAAACCCAATAATACTGATAAATATCCACCATCGGATTTTGTCACTAGTG
- the LOC119980395 gene encoding probable E3 ubiquitin-protein ligase ARI1 isoform X1, with product MEDCVASDEEYYSSDRDSLDGFDNEEPDFQWVPPRVPTTKVITRESLLAAQKEDLRRVMDLLSLREHHARTLLIHYRWDVERLFAVFVDKGKTRLFTEAGVTIVEHLDIQSPLYSSTATCDICMDDVSGDKVTRMDCGHCFCNECWTGHFIVKINEGQSKRIRCMAHKCNSICDEAIVRNLVGKEHPDLAEKFERFLLESYIEDNKMVKWCPSAPHCGNAIRVEDDESFEVECSCGLQFCFGCISEAHSPCSCLMWELWVKKCRDESETVNWMTVHTKPCPKCHKPVEKNGGCNLVSCICGQSFCWLCGGATGQDHTWSRIAGHSCGRYKEDQQKQTERAKRDLYRYMHYHNRYKAHTDSFKLENKLRETILEKVSISEERESKLKDFSWVNNGLYRLFRSRRVLSYSYPFAYYMFGEELFADEMTKEEREIKQNLFEDQQQQLEANVEKLSKFLEEPFDQYPDDKVMEIRMQVINLSAVVDLLCKKMYECIENDLLGPLQLGIHNIAPYKSKGIERASELSSCWSTKPNNTDKYPPSDFVTSGSSALGSSDNNECSSRKRSRKEGVASSFFDLNLPAEVINQN from the exons ATGGAGGATTGCGTTGCTAGTGACGAGGAGTATTATTCCTCCGATCGAGACTCGCTAGATGGTTTTGATAATGAGGAACCGGATTTCCAGTGGGTTCCGCCTAGGGTACCCACCACAAAG GTAATTACGAGAGAGTCTCTCTTGGCTGCACAG AAAGAGGATTTGCGAAGAGTTATGGATTTACTATCATTAAGAGAGCACCATGCACGGACATTACTGATTCATTATCGTTGGGATGTTGAGAGGTTGTTTGCCGTGTTTGTGGATAAGGGGAAAACACGTTTGTTTACTGAAGCAGGTGTTACTATAGTTGAGCATCTGGATATTCAATCGCCTCTATATTCTTCTACAGCAACATGTGATATATGCATGGATGATGTATCTGGTGATAAGGTGACGAGAATGGATTGTGGCCATTGCTTCTGCAACGAAT GCTGGACAGGGCATTTTATTGTGAAGATAAATGAGGGACAGAGCAAGCGTATTAGGTGCATGGCACACAAATGCAATTCTATCTGTGATGAGGCTATTGTCAGAAATCTAGTGGGTAAAGAGCATCCTGATCTAGCTGAGAAATTTGAACGTTTCCTCCTTGAGTCTTACATTGAAGACAATAAAATGGTCAAATGGTGTCCGAGTGCTCCTCATTGTGGGAACGCAATACGTGTTGAGGACGATGAATCTTTTGAGGTAGAATGTTCTTGTGGTTTACAGTTTTGTTTTGGTTGCATATCAGAAGCACACTCACCTTGCTCATGCTTGATGTGGGAGCTTTGGGTGAAGAAGTGCCGAGATGAATCCGAAACAGTCAATTGGATGACGGTTCATACAAAGCCTTGCCCTAAGtgtcacaaacctgtggaaaaGAATGGTGGCTGCAACCTTGTGAGCTGTATATGCGGACAATCATTTTG TTGGCTGTGTGGTGGAGCTACTGGTCAAGACCATACTTGGTCAAGAATAGCTGGTCATAGTTGTGGCCGTTACAAGGAAGACCAACAGAAGCAAACTGAGAGGGCAAAGCGAGACCTCTATCGATATATGCACTATCATAACCGTTATAAAGCTCACACAGATTCTTTTAAACTTGAAAATAAACTTCGGGAGACAATTCTAGAGAAAGTTTCAATATCGGAAGAAAGGGAATCAAAACTCAAAGATTTTAGCTGGGTGAATAATGGGCTCTACAGACTCTTCAGATCAAGGCGGGTTCTTTCATATTCGTACCCATTTGCATATTACATGTTTGGGGAAGAGCTTTTTGCGGATGAGATGACGAAGGAGGAGAGGGAGATAAAACAAAATCTATTTGAGGACCAGCAGCAACAGCTTGAGGCAAATGTTGAGAAACTCTCCAAGTTTCTAGAGGAGCCCTTTGATCAATATCCTGATGATAAAGTTATGGAGATAAGGATGCAAGTCATTAATCTCTCTGCAGTCGTTGATTTGCTCTGTAAGAAAAT GTATGAGTGTATTGAGAATGACCTACTGGGTCCTCTCCAGCTTGGAATTCACAATATAGCGCCCTACAAGTCAAAGGGCATTGAGAGGGCATCAGAGCTTTCTTCTTGTTGGAGTACCAAACCCAATAATACTGATAAATATCCACCATCGGATTTTGTCACTAGTG